Proteins encoded in a region of the Planococcus shixiaomingii genome:
- a CDS encoding ring-cleaving dioxygenase, whose protein sequence is MKKIAGHHHISMITKKGQQTNLFYEKVLGLRRVKKTVNQEDPSMYHLFYGDLTGSPGTELSFFEMPMAGTTKRGTNAITRIGLLVPSYASLQYWKKRFELLDIEHGDLTEYAGRQALPFEDSEGLRLVLLNNNGNAVPDFWEAWKDSNVSPEHRILGMGAVEMTVQSQESLAKTLTGLFGYELVSQKDNPTVYQSVKGQAFGEIVVVEQDGPKEKPGKGSVHHLAIRVKDGVELRLWSQRIQDFGFKVMKVTDRYYFESLYFREENGILFELATDGPGFTVDSSIESLGQKLDLPPFLEARRAEIEANLEPIK, encoded by the coding sequence ATGAAGAAAATAGCTGGGCACCACCATATTTCAATGATTACGAAAAAAGGGCAGCAAACAAATCTGTTTTACGAAAAAGTACTTGGATTGCGGAGAGTGAAGAAAACCGTCAACCAGGAGGACCCAAGCATGTACCACTTATTTTATGGCGATTTGACAGGAAGTCCGGGTACGGAATTGTCGTTCTTTGAAATGCCGATGGCTGGAACCACCAAACGTGGAACCAATGCCATCACACGAATCGGGTTGCTCGTTCCTTCATATGCTAGTTTGCAGTATTGGAAAAAACGGTTTGAACTGCTGGATATAGAACATGGTGATTTGACCGAGTACGCTGGTCGCCAAGCTCTTCCTTTTGAGGATAGCGAAGGACTGCGGCTAGTCCTTCTGAACAATAACGGCAATGCCGTTCCTGACTTCTGGGAGGCGTGGAAAGATTCCAACGTTTCCCCCGAACACCGCATTCTGGGAATGGGTGCTGTGGAAATGACGGTCCAGTCGCAGGAAAGTCTGGCGAAGACACTGACCGGCTTGTTCGGCTATGAACTTGTTTCGCAAAAAGACAACCCCACCGTCTACCAATCAGTGAAAGGACAGGCTTTCGGTGAGATTGTGGTTGTTGAACAAGACGGGCCAAAGGAAAAACCGGGGAAGGGCAGTGTCCATCATCTGGCGATCCGCGTGAAAGATGGCGTAGAACTAAGACTATGGAGCCAGCGGATACAAGATTTCGGTTTCAAAGTCATGAAAGTTACCGACCGCTATTATTTTGAAAGCTTGTATTTCCGTGAAGAGAATGGGATTTTATTTGAACTGGCGACAGACGGACCAGGATTTACTGTGGATTCTTCCATTGAATCCCTTGGCCAAAAACTTGACTTGCCGCCGTTTTTAGAAGCTAGACGTGCTGAAATCGAAGCAAATTTAGAACCGATTAAGTAA
- a CDS encoding flavin reductase family protein translates to MISINPKQNTERDNYKLMIGSIIPRPIAFVTTQSKAGVVNGAPFSYFNIVSSNPPMVSLAIQRPTGERKDTARNIYENREFVVHIVDRENVAKINETAASLPPEESEVDLANLTLLPSTEISVPGVQEAKVRMECRLVQAIPFGGEGPGSDLMIGEIVQFHVDETIYENGRIDPRGLDAVSRLAGANYAAIGEIFTIERPK, encoded by the coding sequence ATGATTTCAATCAACCCGAAACAAAATACTGAACGAGACAATTACAAGTTGATGATTGGCTCAATCATTCCGCGGCCCATCGCGTTTGTCACCACCCAATCGAAAGCAGGTGTGGTCAACGGTGCACCGTTCAGCTATTTCAACATCGTTTCCTCCAATCCGCCAATGGTGTCGCTAGCTATTCAGCGGCCGACGGGCGAACGGAAAGACACGGCTCGCAACATTTATGAAAACCGGGAATTTGTGGTGCATATCGTGGACCGGGAGAATGTCGCCAAAATCAACGAAACGGCAGCTTCTTTGCCGCCGGAGGAAAGTGAGGTGGATTTGGCCAACCTGACACTGCTGCCGAGCACAGAGATTTCAGTTCCCGGTGTCCAGGAAGCGAAAGTGCGCATGGAATGCCGGCTGGTGCAGGCGATCCCATTCGGAGGAGAAGGACCTGGCAGCGACTTGATGATCGGCGAAATTGTCCAGTTCCATGTCGACGAAACCATTTATGAAAACGGGCGTATCGACCCGAGGGGCTTGGATGCCGTCAGCCGTTTGGCAGGCGCCAATTACGCCGCCATTGGAGAAATCTTTACAATCGAGCGACCAAAATAA
- a CDS encoding alpha/beta hydrolase produces MMEHIFKKGFTPEKPVFLLLHGTGGNEQSLLSLAPMIDAEASVLSVRGNVSEHGMPRFFRRLSEGVFDEEDLVFRTKELNDFLDEAAVKYEFKRDNIVAIGYSNGANIAASLLYHYGDALNGAILHHPMVPLRGIALPDLTGKQIFIAAGTNDPISPVREAEELQEALEAANASVAVHWENHGHQLTGSEVEAARQWYQQKYQA; encoded by the coding sequence ATAATGGAACATATTTTCAAAAAAGGATTTACCCCTGAAAAACCGGTCTTCCTGCTGCTGCACGGAACGGGTGGAAATGAGCAGTCGTTATTGTCGCTGGCACCAATGATTGACGCAGAGGCATCCGTTCTCAGTGTCAGAGGAAACGTATCGGAACACGGTATGCCCCGTTTCTTCCGGCGTTTGAGTGAAGGTGTATTTGATGAAGAGGATTTGGTTTTCCGTACGAAGGAACTGAATGACTTTCTGGATGAAGCTGCAGTGAAATACGAATTCAAACGCGATAACATTGTTGCGATCGGTTATTCGAATGGCGCAAATATCGCCGCCAGCCTGTTGTATCACTATGGCGACGCGTTAAACGGTGCTATCCTGCATCACCCTATGGTGCCACTGCGCGGAATTGCGCTTCCAGATCTGACAGGCAAGCAGATTTTTATCGCTGCCGGTACCAACGATCCTATTTCACCGGTTCGGGAAGCGGAAGAGCTTCAAGAAGCACTCGAGGCGGCAAACGCATCAGTCGCTGTCCACTGGGAAAATCACGGCCACCAGTTGACCGGCAGCGAAGTGGAAGCTGCAAGACAGTGGTACCAGCAAAAATATCAGGCTTAA
- a CDS encoding DoxX family protein, whose protein sequence is MMDTGLLIIRLVIGLLFAAHGAQKLFGWFGGYGLAGTGGWMDSLGLKPGKTMALIAGLSELIGGLLLVIGFLTPLAALLIAGTMVMAIVKVHLPNGLWSTANGYEYNLVILAVVIGLALTGPGQYAVDALLF, encoded by the coding sequence ATGATGGATACAGGTTTATTAATTATTCGTTTGGTAATTGGGTTGTTGTTTGCAGCTCACGGAGCACAGAAATTATTCGGCTGGTTTGGCGGATATGGACTTGCAGGGACTGGCGGCTGGATGGATTCACTTGGATTGAAACCGGGCAAGACGATGGCGCTTATTGCAGGATTATCCGAACTTATCGGCGGGCTATTACTGGTAATTGGTTTCTTGACACCACTTGCGGCTCTGTTGATCGCTGGGACAATGGTGATGGCTATCGTCAAAGTGCATCTGCCTAACGGCTTATGGTCCACGGCGAACGGCTACGAATACAACTTGGTGATTTTGGCGGTTGTGATTGGTCTTGCATTGACTGGTCCTGGCCAATATGCCGTTGACGCTTTGTTGTTTTAA
- a CDS encoding ring-cleaving dioxygenase: MKKTAGIHHITAIVGHPQENVDFYAGILGLRMVKKTVNFDDPETYHLYFGNDGGKPGTIITFFPWANAYRGKIGAGQVGVTSYVVPTGALPFWEKRIGKFAIPFTKETRFGENYLSFEDPHGLQLELVERENGELNHFEFGGLTPAVAIKGFGGATLLSARPAQTAKTLEEVMGLEKIGEEGDLMRFRSYGEIGNIIDLKLTPLSRGQMGVGTVHHIAWRAEDDQDHVDWQDHVRNHGYGVTEVKDRNYFNAIYFKEHGEILFEIATDPPGFAHDETPETMGENLMLPEQYETHREKLVESLIPIQVRPLD; the protein is encoded by the coding sequence ATGAAAAAAACAGCTGGAATTCACCATATAACCGCAATCGTCGGTCATCCGCAGGAAAACGTCGATTTTTATGCAGGCATACTGGGTTTGCGAATGGTCAAGAAAACGGTCAACTTCGATGATCCGGAAACGTACCATTTGTATTTCGGAAACGATGGGGGGAAACCGGGAACCATCATTACATTCTTCCCATGGGCGAATGCCTACCGAGGGAAAATCGGCGCAGGCCAAGTCGGCGTGACTTCCTATGTGGTGCCAACAGGAGCATTGCCATTTTGGGAAAAGCGCATTGGAAAATTTGCCATCCCTTTCACGAAAGAAACTCGGTTCGGCGAAAATTACCTATCGTTTGAAGATCCACACGGTCTTCAATTGGAACTGGTGGAACGGGAAAATGGGGAGTTGAACCACTTTGAATTCGGCGGCCTTACGCCGGCCGTTGCGATTAAAGGTTTTGGCGGTGCGACACTGCTTTCCGCCCGTCCTGCTCAAACTGCTAAAACACTGGAAGAAGTCATGGGGCTTGAAAAAATCGGTGAAGAAGGCGACTTGATGCGTTTCCGTTCATATGGTGAAATCGGCAATATCATCGATTTGAAACTTACGCCGCTTAGCCGTGGCCAAATGGGTGTAGGAACCGTACATCACATCGCTTGGCGCGCAGAAGACGACCAGGATCATGTGGACTGGCAAGACCATGTGCGAAACCACGGATACGGGGTGACGGAAGTGAAAGACCGCAACTATTTCAATGCAATTTACTTTAAGGAACACGGGGAAATCCTGTTTGAAATTGCGACCGATCCCCCTGGCTTTGCTCATGATGAAACGCCGGAGACCATGGGTGAAAATCTTATGTTGCCGGAGCAGTACGAAACGCACCGGGAGAAATTGGTTGAATCACTTATTCCGATCCAAGTCCGCCCACTCGATTAA
- a CDS encoding ABC transporter permease subunit translates to MKKLLMVVLNLLFGFIGIVLISSAPALFKGVNFFDFHSYGASLAETFTAIANPAEWVLTSDNLATLEPVSISFSQFLSGPYLYSMPILLMSLVLSFISAFLLALFTLLSTGPIKRMLLRFSKILQSFPDFSYVFLIQIIVLYFFAKIGVLLLNFYSLGDERVYLAPVLCLSVLPTLLLYKLFVTLYEEEEKQLYVELARSKGLSRLETIWKHCTPNVLKSVFYQSKSIVWLTLSSLVIIEYLFGIDGILYYLQSDFSSKGIAFILLAVFIPFFFMYAVVELLLKKGAIERNALFEKFNLHWFDSQEIQSSSRQFFTKDKKKSQPIALHLKNRLNLIIPSAVVLGLLLASLLYAAFTGDHVEQVNYIYNEEGGIESSAPHPPSSFAIFGTDPYGYSIAQQLLVGLKYTIVLSLVIATLRIFLGYVFGILYAFFLNTKARSLVNSLADGMHFLPLTLLVFILLVPVLISSGEWHSTLWERITFQILIMSAVVLPITASAIGNEMNESLKKEFVVSSVLMGGSLSWILAKHIQPQLWPKLVLMWVQHMVQVLQMFVHLGILSIFVGGALSQMDSPRLIPEIYELSGMIAISREVFVTKQYWMIVPPFLIFMILIYCFSTIAEHLISQKEVPLKKPKAQKPQENQSLAASFTRVGNAKFSDDAN, encoded by the coding sequence ATGAAAAAGCTATTAATGGTGGTTTTAAATCTTTTATTCGGTTTTATCGGAATCGTATTGATCAGTTCTGCTCCCGCTTTATTCAAAGGAGTGAATTTTTTTGACTTCCATTCGTATGGTGCTTCTCTTGCAGAAACTTTCACAGCTATAGCCAATCCGGCCGAATGGGTATTGACGTCTGATAATTTAGCTACTTTGGAACCGGTTTCCATCTCTTTTTCTCAGTTTCTAAGCGGACCCTATTTGTATTCCATGCCAATTTTGCTTATGTCTCTTGTTCTATCGTTCATTTCCGCTTTTCTTTTAGCACTCTTTACTTTGCTGTCAACGGGTCCGATTAAAAGAATGCTGCTCCGTTTTTCAAAAATCCTTCAATCGTTTCCGGACTTTTCCTATGTGTTCTTAATTCAAATTATAGTGTTATACTTCTTCGCAAAAATTGGTGTTTTGCTGCTCAACTTCTATAGTTTAGGAGATGAACGCGTCTATCTGGCACCGGTTCTTTGCTTGTCTGTGTTGCCGACTTTGTTACTTTATAAACTCTTCGTTACACTTTACGAAGAAGAAGAAAAGCAGCTTTATGTGGAATTAGCCCGATCTAAAGGGTTAAGCCGTTTGGAAACTATTTGGAAACATTGCACGCCGAATGTCTTGAAGAGCGTCTTTTACCAGTCAAAGTCCATTGTATGGCTGACACTTTCCTCTTTAGTGATCATCGAGTACTTGTTCGGCATTGACGGCATTCTTTATTATTTGCAATCCGATTTCAGCTCGAAAGGAATTGCATTTATTTTACTCGCTGTTTTTATCCCGTTCTTTTTCATGTACGCGGTCGTCGAGCTCCTGTTAAAAAAGGGTGCCATCGAACGGAATGCCTTGTTTGAAAAATTCAACTTACACTGGTTTGATTCCCAAGAAATTCAATCAAGCTCTCGGCAGTTCTTCACCAAAGACAAGAAAAAATCGCAGCCAATAGCGCTTCATCTAAAAAATCGATTGAATCTTATCATTCCTTCCGCAGTTGTGCTCGGTCTTTTATTGGCCAGCCTGCTATATGCTGCGTTTACTGGAGATCATGTCGAGCAGGTGAATTATATTTACAACGAAGAAGGCGGCATAGAAAGCAGCGCGCCGCATCCGCCTTCTTCATTCGCAATTTTCGGGACCGACCCATACGGCTATTCCATCGCCCAACAACTATTGGTCGGACTCAAATATACCATCGTCCTAAGTCTGGTTATCGCGACGCTCCGGATCTTCCTTGGCTATGTATTCGGGATTCTTTACGCGTTCTTCCTCAATACGAAAGCACGGAGCCTTGTCAATTCACTTGCAGATGGGATGCATTTTTTGCCACTGACCTTGCTGGTCTTCATCTTGCTTGTTCCAGTTCTCATCTCTTCCGGAGAATGGCACAGTACTTTATGGGAACGAATAACTTTTCAAATCCTTATCATGTCAGCAGTAGTGCTGCCCATTACTGCAAGCGCTATCGGCAATGAAATGAACGAGTCGTTGAAAAAAGAGTTTGTTGTGAGTTCCGTCTTAATGGGCGGATCGTTGAGTTGGATTCTGGCGAAACATATCCAGCCCCAGCTGTGGCCGAAATTGGTTTTGATGTGGGTGCAACACATGGTTCAGGTGCTTCAGATGTTCGTTCACTTGGGGATTTTGTCCATCTTTGTTGGCGGAGCCCTCTCTCAAATGGATTCCCCTCGTCTTATACCGGAAATCTATGAACTATCGGGAATGATAGCAATTTCCAGGGAAGTCTTTGTCACCAAGCAATATTGGATGATCGTACCACCATTCTTAATTTTTATGATACTGATTTATTGCTTTTCAACAATCGCAGAGCATTTGATCTCCCAAAAGGAAGTTCCGCTGAAAAAGCCGAAAGCTCAAAAACCTCAAGAAAATCAAAGCTTGGCAGCTTCCTTTACAAGAGTCGGAAATGCAAAATTTTCCGATGATGCAAACTGA